In the Drosophila biarmipes strain raj3 chromosome X, RU_DBia_V1.1, whole genome shotgun sequence genome, one interval contains:
- the LOC108027548 gene encoding glutathione S-transferase theta-1 isoform X1, which yields MSVSFLASLLGLSNEEDQLHLAFDEVERARVPFRQATNLRMSSPIRYYYDLMSQPSRALFIIFRLSNMPFEDCVVALRNGEHLTEEFKQQINRFQRVPCIHDNGYKLAESVAILRYLSAKGKIPEHLYPKYFVDQSRVDEFLEWQHMSLRLTCAMYFRTVWLEPLLTGRTPSEAKIETVRMHMERNLDVVEEVWLEGKEFLTGPTLTVSDIFAACEIEQTRMADYDVRIKYPKIRAWLKRVRQSCNPHYDVAHEFVYKISGTGPQAKL from the exons ATGTCGGTGTCGTTCTTGGCCAGTTTACTTGGACTCAGCAATGAGGAGGATCAGCTGCATTTGGCCTTTGACGAGGTGGAACGAGCCAGAG TTCCCTTCAGACAGGCAACGAACCTGAGGATGTCGTCCCCGATTCGCTACTACTATGACCTCATGTCGCAGCCCTCGAGGGCGTTGTTCATTATCTTCCGGCTGAGCAACATGCCCTTCGAAGACTGCGTGGTGGCCCTGCGGAATG GCGAGCACTTGACCGAGGAATTCAAGCAGCAGATTAACCGCTTCCAGCGCGTGCCCTGCATCCACGACAACGGCTACAAGCTGGCGGAGAGCGTGGCTATCCTGCGCTACTTGAGCGCCAAGGGCAAGATCCCAGAGCACCTCTACCCCAAGTACTTTGTGGACCAGAGTCGCGTGGACGAGTTCCTCGAGTGGCAGCACATGTCGCTGCGGTTAACGTGCGCCATGTACTTCCGCACCGTGTGGCTGGAGCCGCTCCTGACCGGACGCACTCCCTCCGAGGCGAAGATCGAGACCGTCCGCATGCACATGGAGCGCAACCTGGACGTGGTCGAGGAGGTCTGGCTGGAGGGCAAGGAGTTCCTCACCGGACCCACGCTCACCGTGTCGGACATCTTTGCAGCCTGCGAAATCGAACAGACAC GCATGGCCGACTACGATGTGAGGATCAAGTACCCCAAAATCCGGGCCTGGCTGAAGAGAGTGCGCCAGAGCTGCAACCCGCACTACGACGTGGCCCACGAGTTCGTCTACAAGATCTCGGGAACGGGTCCACAGGCCAAGCTCTAG
- the LOC108027548 gene encoding glutathione S-transferase theta-1 isoform X2 translates to MSSPIRYYYDLMSQPSRALFIIFRLSNMPFEDCVVALRNGEHLTEEFKQQINRFQRVPCIHDNGYKLAESVAILRYLSAKGKIPEHLYPKYFVDQSRVDEFLEWQHMSLRLTCAMYFRTVWLEPLLTGRTPSEAKIETVRMHMERNLDVVEEVWLEGKEFLTGPTLTVSDIFAACEIEQTRMADYDVRIKYPKIRAWLKRVRQSCNPHYDVAHEFVYKISGTGPQAKL, encoded by the exons ATGTCGTCCCCGATTCGCTACTACTATGACCTCATGTCGCAGCCCTCGAGGGCGTTGTTCATTATCTTCCGGCTGAGCAACATGCCCTTCGAAGACTGCGTGGTGGCCCTGCGGAATG GCGAGCACTTGACCGAGGAATTCAAGCAGCAGATTAACCGCTTCCAGCGCGTGCCCTGCATCCACGACAACGGCTACAAGCTGGCGGAGAGCGTGGCTATCCTGCGCTACTTGAGCGCCAAGGGCAAGATCCCAGAGCACCTCTACCCCAAGTACTTTGTGGACCAGAGTCGCGTGGACGAGTTCCTCGAGTGGCAGCACATGTCGCTGCGGTTAACGTGCGCCATGTACTTCCGCACCGTGTGGCTGGAGCCGCTCCTGACCGGACGCACTCCCTCCGAGGCGAAGATCGAGACCGTCCGCATGCACATGGAGCGCAACCTGGACGTGGTCGAGGAGGTCTGGCTGGAGGGCAAGGAGTTCCTCACCGGACCCACGCTCACCGTGTCGGACATCTTTGCAGCCTGCGAAATCGAACAGACAC GCATGGCCGACTACGATGTGAGGATCAAGTACCCCAAAATCCGGGCCTGGCTGAAGAGAGTGCGCCAGAGCTGCAACCCGCACTACGACGTGGCCCACGAGTTCGTCTACAAGATCTCGGGAACGGGTCCACAGGCCAAGCTCTAG